The proteins below come from a single Indicator indicator isolate 239-I01 chromosome 12, UM_Iind_1.1, whole genome shotgun sequence genomic window:
- the MYC gene encoding myc proto-oncogene protein — MPLSAGFPSKNYDYDYDSVQPYFYFEEEEENFYLAAQQRGSELQPPAPSEDIWKKFELLPTPPLSPSRRSSLAAASCFPSTADQLEIVTELLGGDMVNQSFICDPDDESFVKSIIIQDCMWSGFSAAAKLEKVVSEKLASYQAARREGGPAARPGPPPAGPPPAGLTASPAASAGLYLHDLGAAAADCIDPSVVFPYPLSERAPRAGAPGSSPASLLGDDTPPTTSSDSEEEQEEDEEIDVVTLAEANESESSTESSTDTSEEHSKPHHSPLVLKRCHVNIHQHNYAASPKVEYPAAKRLKLDSGRVLKQISNNRKCSSPRTSDSEENDKRRTHNVLERQRRNELKLSFFALRDQIPEVANNEKAPKVVILKKATEYVLSIQSDEHRLIAEKEQLRRRREQLKHKLEQLRNSCA, encoded by the exons ATGCCGCTCAGCGCCGGCTTCCCCAGCAAGAACTACGACTACGACTATGATTCAGTGCAGCCCTACTTCTACttcgaggaggaggaggagaacttctACCTAGCGgcgcagcagaggggcagcgaGCTGCAGCCCCCCGCCCCGTCTGAGGACATCTGGAAGAAGTTTGAATTGCTGCCCACGCCGCCCCTCTCCCCCAGCCGCCGCTCCAGCCTGGCCGCCGCCTCCTGCTTCCCCTCCACCGCCGACCAGCTGGAGATAGTGACCGAGCTCCTCGGGGGGGACATGGTCAACCAGAGCTTCATATGCGACCCGGACGACGAGTCCTTCGTAAAATCGATCATCATCCAGGACTGCATGTGGAGCGGCTTTTCCGCCGCcgcaaagctggagaaggtggTCTCCGAGAAGCTGGCCTCCTACCAGGCAGCCCGCCGAGAGGGGggccccgccgcccgccccggGCCGCCGCCCGCCGGGCCGCCACCAGCCGGCCTCACCGCCTCCCCCGCAGCTTCGGCCGGTCTCTACCTGCACGATTtgggcgccgccgccgccgacTGCATCGACCCCTCGGTGGTCTTCCCATACCCGCTCAGCGAGCGGGCCCCGCGAGCCGGGGCGCCCGGCTCCAGCCCTGCGTCCCTGCTGGGCGACGACACGCCGCCCACCACCAGCAGCGACTCGG aAGAAGAacaagaggaggatgaggaaatCGATGTCGTTACATTAGCTGAAGCAAATGAATCtgaatccagcacagagtccagcacagacaCATCAGAAGAGCACAGTAAGCCCCACCACAGCCCGCTGGTTCTCAAACGGTGTCATGTCAACATCCATCAGCACAATTATGCCGCTTCTCCCAAGGTTGAATACCCAGCTGCAAAAAGGCTAAAGTTGGACAGTGGCAGAGTTCTTAAACAGATCAGCAACAACCGAAAATGCTCAAGTCCCCGCACATCAGATTCGGAAGAGAATGACAAGAGGCGAACTCACAATGTCTTGGAGCGCCAGAGGAGAAACGAGCTGAAGCTGAGTTTCTTTGCCTTGCGTGATCAGATACCCGAGGTGGCCAACAATGAAAAGGCACCCAAGGTTGTCATCCTGAAAAAAGCAACAGAGTACGTTCTTTCTATCCAGTCAGACGAGCACAGACTGATCGCAGAGAAAGAACAGTTGAGGCGGAGGAGAGAACAGTTGAAACACAAACTCGAGCAGCTAAGGAACTCTTGTGCATAG